GTTGAATGTTGCATTGTTTGGTATGACAGCAAAAGCATGGAAAGATCAGAACAAAAACAAAGAAGGAAATATGCGCGACTACGCAGATGTGTATCAGCTGGTGTGTCTCGCGAATCTTGAGGGGATCAATGCGGAATTTATCCGCATGGGAATGTCTCAAAAAGAGCGATTGTTGAAATTAAATGAAACAGCCATTACACAAATGAAATCTCTTCTTCTGAATTCGAGCGTAAAGAAATTGTTGAAATAATTATGTCCATCTTTTATCAACCTCATCGCAAAGCCGACTGGAACTACGGTGGTCACAACTGGAAACTCTCCCGTTCCAAAATCGACCTCTTCATCGAGTGTCCGCATTGTTTCTATCTCGACAACAAAATCGGCGTGAAGCGAGTGCCAGGCTTTCCGTTCTCTATTAACAGCGCGGTGGATCATCTCCTCAAACAAGAGTTCGATTCGTATCGTGTAAAAGGGGAACAACATCCGCTTCAAGCGGAATATGGAATCGATGCGCGACCGATGGCACATGAAGAACTGGATGAGTGGCGTCGCAACTTTGGCGGGGTGAAATTTTTGCATAAGAAAACAGGATTGCTTGTGACGGGAGCGATCGACGACTTGTGGATCAATAGCAAGGGTGAACATATTGTTGTCGATTATAAAGCGACGGCGAAGGATGAGGCAGTGACGGTACTTGATAAGGAGTGGCAAGACGGGTACAAGCGTCAGATGGAAGTGTATCAGTGGCTGCTTCGTCAAAACGGGTTGAACGTCTCGAATATCGGATACTTTGTCTACTGCACAGGCAAGATGGATCGACAGGCGTTTGATAAGAAGATTGATTTTGATGTGAACCTCATTGAATATGTCGGCGATGATTCTTGGGTAGAGAAAACGCTCGTCAAAATTAAAACCTGTTTGGAGAGCGATGCTGCACCGGCATTCGGAAAATCGTGCGATTGGTGTGCATATTGGAAAGCGCGGCTTTCTGTTGAGGAATAACATACAGATCGCGGGGAGATCCCTCGTCGTCGAACTCCTTCGGGATGACGCGATAAAACATATGTACCACCTCTACATCCTCTCCTGCGCCGACCTCACCCTCTACACCGGCATCACCACCGACCTCGATCGCCGCATTCTCGAACACAACACCTCGTCCCGTGCGGCGAAATACACCCGCGCTCGTCGACCTGTCATGCTCGTTTTCTCGAAGAAATACCGCACGCGTTCAACGGCGTCGAAGGCGGAAGCTCGCATGAAAAAGTTGTCGCGCGAGGAAAAACAGAAACTTATTGCAACGATTTCCAAAAAGATGTGATATAATTTATGTCATCACTATGCATTTCATTCTTTTGCTTGGCCCACCAGGGTCTGGAAAATCAACCATTATCGGCGCGGCAAAACAAGAGGGGATTGAGGCGTATGATTTGGAAGAGTACGGACATGGGTTAACGGGGCCTGAAGATCGGTTGGCGAAAGCGAAGGAACTTGTAAGAACATGTGTTGGAAACGGGTCTGTGCTTATTGGAATGGCAGACGTAGATCCATCTGTATTTCCTTTGGACGCAACCAAGATTATGATTCTTCCATCGTT
The sequence above is a segment of the Deltaproteobacteria bacterium RIFCSPHIGHO2_02_FULL_44_16 genome. Coding sequences within it:
- a CDS encoding endonuclease, with translation MYHLYILSCADLTLYTGITTDLDRRILEHNTSSRAAKYTRARRPVMLVFSKKYRTRSTASKAEARMKKLSREEKQKLIATISKKM